Proteins encoded by one window of Streptomyces sp. NBC_01571:
- a CDS encoding Ni/Fe hydrogenase subunit alpha, with amino-acid sequence MSDRGNRVLRLDALARVEGQTALHLRVRHETVTETRLRIYEPPRFFEAFLIGRGHTEPPDITARICGICPVAYQMSACQAIENACGVTVDGPLLALRRLLYCGEWIESHSLHIHLLHAPDFLGRADAIELARDQRPAVERGLRIKQTGNAILEQLGGRPIHPVNVRVGGFYRTPAPEELRPLAERLRQARDDALETVRWVAAFDFPDATSDHDLLALRDPGQYSIDSGTPTVIASCGRTPTLGEFPVSDFERHVREDQVAHSTARTAVLDGRRYLTGPLARYAISGRWLHPVAAEAARDAGLGDPAAGDFCDNPFRSIVVRAVEVVQAIEEALRIIQGYERPPRPALDVFPRKATGAGATEAPRGLLYHRYVLAEDGTLTAARIIPPTAQNQTAIEEDVRRAVQTRLDRLGPTADDEELTRLCERAIRNHDPCISCATHFLDLTVERE; translated from the coding sequence ATGAGCGATCGGGGGAACCGCGTCCTGAGGCTCGACGCCCTGGCCAGGGTCGAGGGCCAGACCGCCCTGCACCTGCGCGTTCGCCACGAGACGGTCACCGAAACGCGGCTGCGCATCTACGAACCACCCAGGTTCTTCGAGGCATTCCTGATCGGCCGGGGCCACACCGAGCCGCCGGACATCACCGCCCGCATCTGCGGCATCTGCCCTGTCGCCTACCAGATGAGCGCCTGTCAGGCGATCGAGAACGCCTGCGGTGTCACCGTGGACGGGCCGCTCCTGGCGTTGCGCCGCCTGCTGTACTGCGGCGAGTGGATCGAGAGCCACTCCCTGCACATCCACCTGCTCCACGCACCCGACTTCCTCGGCCGGGCGGACGCCATCGAACTCGCCCGCGACCAGCGGCCCGCCGTGGAGCGAGGCCTGCGGATCAAACAGACCGGCAACGCGATCCTCGAACAGCTCGGCGGCCGCCCCATCCACCCGGTCAACGTTCGCGTCGGTGGCTTCTACCGCACGCCGGCGCCCGAAGAACTCCGTCCCTTGGCGGAACGGCTACGGCAGGCCCGCGACGACGCGCTGGAAACCGTCCGCTGGGTGGCGGCGTTCGACTTCCCCGACGCGACAAGTGACCACGACCTGCTCGCGCTGCGCGACCCGGGCCAGTACTCCATCGACTCCGGCACACCGACGGTCATCGCCTCCTGCGGCCGAACGCCGACGCTGGGCGAGTTCCCCGTGTCCGACTTTGAGCGGCACGTTCGCGAAGACCAGGTGGCGCACAGCACCGCACGGACCGCCGTGCTCGACGGCCGCCGCTATCTGACCGGCCCACTTGCCCGGTACGCGATCAGCGGCAGGTGGCTTCACCCGGTGGCGGCCGAGGCCGCTCGGGATGCCGGGCTTGGAGATCCCGCGGCCGGGGACTTCTGCGACAACCCCTTCCGCAGCATCGTCGTACGCGCCGTCGAGGTGGTGCAGGCCATCGAGGAAGCCCTGCGGATCATCCAGGGCTACGAGCGACCGCCGCGGCCCGCCCTTGATGTCTTCCCGCGAAAGGCAACGGGCGCCGGGGCGACGGAGGCCCCCCGCGGACTGCTGTACCACCGCTACGTCCTCGCCGAGGACGGCACGCTGACCGCGGCCCGCATCATCCCGCCCACGGCACAGAACCAGACGGCCATCGAGGAGGACGTACGCCGGGCCGTCCAGACACGGCTGGACCGGCTCGGACCCACAGCCGACGACGAGGAACTGACCCGCCTGTGCGAGCGGGCCATCCGCAACCACGACCCCTGCATCTCCTGTGCCACCCACTTCCTCGACCTGACCGTGGAGCGTGAATGA
- a CDS encoding oxidoreductase: MGSDRGPAVDREPSADAVHTDPGHAVGRREEDDPRPTLAVWKFASCDGCQLTLLDCEDELLGLTEDVRIEHFLEMSGAEGPGEGRARPAGRGPYDLSLVEGSITTADDAERIQHVRRVSRRLVTIGACATAGGIQALRNFGDVDEFRAAVYARPEYISTLETSTPISAHVPVDFELRGCPIDRRQLLEVITAHLAGRKPQIPAHSVCFECKRRGNTCVTVAHGTPCLGPVTHAGCGAICPAYGRGCYGCFGPTDRPNLRSMLGQLRHDGMSETDIERVFRTFNAASPEYAPLADLAAEEQDTPSAGTESDPEGRA; the protein is encoded by the coding sequence ATGGGATCCGACCGAGGACCGGCCGTCGACCGGGAGCCGTCCGCCGACGCAGTCCACACCGACCCGGGACACGCCGTCGGCCGACGAGAGGAGGACGACCCGCGGCCGACGCTGGCCGTATGGAAGTTCGCCTCCTGCGACGGGTGCCAGCTGACCCTGCTCGACTGCGAAGACGAACTGCTCGGCCTCACCGAGGATGTGCGCATCGAGCACTTCCTGGAGATGTCCGGCGCAGAGGGCCCCGGCGAAGGACGTGCGAGGCCGGCCGGCCGGGGACCGTACGACCTCTCCCTGGTCGAGGGATCGATTACCACGGCCGACGACGCCGAGCGGATCCAGCACGTCCGGCGTGTCTCCCGGCGGCTGGTGACCATCGGGGCCTGCGCCACCGCCGGGGGGATCCAGGCACTGCGCAACTTCGGGGACGTCGACGAGTTCCGAGCCGCGGTCTATGCCCGCCCGGAGTACATCTCCACGCTGGAGACGTCGACTCCGATCTCGGCACATGTACCGGTCGACTTCGAGCTCAGGGGCTGCCCCATCGACCGGCGCCAGCTCCTCGAAGTCATCACCGCCCACCTGGCAGGACGTAAGCCCCAGATCCCCGCTCACAGCGTCTGCTTCGAGTGCAAGAGACGCGGCAACACGTGCGTCACCGTGGCTCACGGAACTCCCTGCCTGGGCCCTGTCACCCATGCCGGGTGCGGTGCCATCTGCCCCGCCTACGGACGCGGCTGCTACGGATGTTTCGGCCCGACCGATCGGCCCAATCTGCGTTCCATGCTCGGGCAGCTGCGCCACGACGGAATGAGTGAGACCGACATCGAGCGTGTCTTCCGCACCTTCAACGCCGCGTCGCCGGAGTACGCACCTTTGGCCGATCTCGCTGCCGAGGAGCAGGACACTCCCTCGGCGGGAACAGAATCCGACCCGGAGGGGCGCGCATGA